The nucleotide sequence ACATGACGAATTTATATCGATTTTCGTCACTCTGAGCGACCGTAGGGAGTCGAAGAGTTTATTTTTGAATTTTTTAGACAGCCCCGGAGTTTGGCTCAAACACATTAAGGGGTTGAACACGCTTTTATAAATATAGAAAAGAAAACGGTGTAATTCAATTGCCATTCTCATTAATATTTTGTAAGTTTTGATAGTAATGAAAATAACCTCACTAAAGGAACTTTATGAAAACTTTTAAAGTAATTTTATCAAAATCATATATTGTTACTGTTAATTCTGAGAATGAAAGACAAGCGAAGCATATAGCAGAATTTTATACAAACGATATACAAGATATTTCAACAGATGAGGATAGAAATATTTTCAACTTTTCTATTGAAGACATTGAATGTGGAATAAATGAGAGTATTGAAGCTGAAGAAATAAAACTTAATTAGTATGATAGAATTGAAAACAGATATCTTCCTTGGCGATTGCAGAGATGTTTTGAAAAATGTTAACGATAATTCTATCGATTTAATTATTACCTCACCTCCTTACGCCGATCGTAGGAAACATACCTATGGCGGTATTGAACCTAAAAATTATGTAGAATGGTTTTTACCAATCGGAAAAGAACTTTTAAGAGTATTAAAGAATGATGGGACATTTATACTAAACATAAAGGAAAAAGCCGAAAATGGTGAAAGAAGTACTTATGTTTTAGAATTAATTTTAGCACTTCATAAACAGGGGTGGCTATGGACTGAAGAGTTTATCTGGCATAAAAAAAATTGTTACCCTGGGAAATGGCCTAATCGTTTCAGAGATGCATGGGAAAGATTACTACAATTCAACAAAACAAAAAAATTTAATATGTATCAGGAAGCCGTTAAAATTCCAATTGGTGATTGGGCAACCTCTAGGTTAACTAAATTAAGTAATACTCTGAAGTTACGCAGAATTGACTTTTTGTCATGTTGAGCGAAGCGAAACATCTAAAAATAGCCTGAATTTGAGGTTTCAGATTCTTCACTTCGTTCAGAATGACTCTTTTGCGTAACTTCAGTAATACTGATAAAATCAGAGATACATCAAAAAGCGGAAGCGGTTTTGGCAAAAATATATCGAACTGGTTGAATAAAGAAACTGTTTATCCTACAAATGTTCTACATCTGGCAACAGAGTGCAACAATAAAAACCATAGTGCGGCATTCCCCGAAGAACTTCCAGAATGGTTCATCAAATTATTTACAAAACCTGGTGACACAGTTTTAGACCCTTTTATGGGATCAGGTACCACTGTCGTAGTAGCAAGAAGAATGTTGCGTAATACAGTCGGTATAGACATCTTACCCGAGTACTATAAAATGGTAAAAAAACAAATTCCATCAGATCAACTTCTATTATGTGAACCGAAAGTAAAATATGAAAAAACTAAATCTAAGAAACGTCACAAAATACGTTGAAAAAAATATCGACTCTTTCCACCAGAAAAGATTAGCTTATGTAAAATCAAAAGTAGATTTAAGTGAAATATAAAGACAAAAAAATCCATATCTATTTCGTGCAAAAAATATTCTCACAGCACAAGATTTGATAAAAGGTTTTTTAGACGCCTTCTTGCAATCGCAGGAAGAAACACTTTTTGGGCAATTTATGGAAGGATTGGCAATATATATTTGTGATAAAGTATATAAAGCAAAAAAATCTGCACTTACTGGTATTGATTTAGAATTTGAAAAAGATGGATGCATTTACATCGTTGAAATAAAAGCTGGCTGGAATTGGGGAAATGCGAGCCAAATTAAACAGCTAAAAATAAATTTTAAAAATGCGAAGGAATTTTTACAAAAATCGACAGGGAAACAGATAATCGCTGTAAATGGATGTTGTTTCGGTAAGAGTAGAAAACCTGAAAAGGTTGGATATTTTAAATATTGCGGGCAACACTTCTGGGAATTAATATCCGACAGTGAGAACTTATACATCGATATTATTGAACCGATAGGTCATAAAGCAAAGGAAAAGAATGAAGAATTTTTAATTGCATATGCCCAAATAGTAAATAAACTTACTTTTGAGTTTTCACAAAAGTTTTGTGAAGATGGGATTATTGATTGGGAAAAATTGATAAAGTTTAATTCAGCTAAATAATAGGACCACGACGAATATAAATTAGATTGACAAATACTTCTCTCGCTTTTCAATATAAAAACTGATAGACGGGCGGGCTTCAACTCCGTTCAACTTGGGAAAAGCTAATACGAAGTTGCAGAGCGTAAAAAGATATAACAGTGAACTGTATAAATGCAATTATTTCTAATGTGGGCCGTTTCAGCATACTAAAAAATAGATATTGCTATTGGATGAAATTATGTGTATGTTAGATAGTCAAATAACAGTACCCCGTTAGCACAATTCATAAAGGGTTGTTTTACTTAGCACGTTTTTTTGCAGTATTCGCATGCTTTTAGCACCAGCTGATGTACCCGTTGTCTCCTTTCAAGGTCAGAGTCGCCAGCAATCGAAACACGCAGAGTCGGAAAAAACTCCGATAAAGCGGAACATGATATAAAAGCCACGGTTTCCGGCGTACACTTTACCGATCCCCTTATGGGGACGGATTCATAACAAAACATTCCCGCATAAAGTGGGATAACAAGAAAGGATAGTTCCATGGAAAAAGGAACAGTCAAATGGTTCAACGGAGCAAAAGGTTACGGCTTCATTTCACGTGAAGGTGGCGAAGATGTATTCGTCCATCACAAATCGATCGTCGGAGAAGGTTATAAAAACCTTAACGAAGGCGATAAAGTGAAATTCGAAGTTGAAAACGGTCCAAAAGGACTTCAAGCTTCTAACGTATCAGTCATCTAATAGATAGCGATAGATACACGTTTAACTACAAACCCCGCTCCGATTATTTCGGGGCGGGGTTTTGTGTTTAGATTTCATTTTATATACCTATATATCACAAATGGTACCCTTTTCTACTCTCTTTATATTTTGGGGGGATTTAGATATTGGACTATTATCTCCATAAGTAGTTCTTGAACCTAATTACCACTTATGTCTTTACAATTTAATAATACTGTCTCACCCATAATATCCAAAATAAATGGTCATTGAGAGCCTGATACTTTGATACTAACTCGACCATTATTTTGAGTATTTCTAATAATACTTTTGGTCTCTTCCAGTGACCAGGAACTATCGCATTTTTGTATTTCTTTTGAAATATTCTCTAGTTTTTCCTTAGTCTATTGTGCATCACAAATACAGATAAAACAAATTGCCGATAATTTTATACTTCTCCCCGATTTTTGAAAAAGCGGCGATTGCTTTATCGAGGTGTTCTCGCTCGTGGTCTGCGGAAATCTGCGTCCGGATGCGTGCCTGTAAGGAGCGGATGAAAATTTCTGTTAAAGTCTGTTTTATCTATAATACTTACTAATCCGATTCCTATCTTCGGTCTCTTTATCCCCCTTGTAATAAATCTCAATCAGTTCAATTTTATCTTCTTCTTCATAGTAAGCATAAATTACCAGTATGCCGGATTGAACACCTTTGCCTTTTAATGAACGACATGCAAACTTTTTTGCTTTGTAAATCTTTGGATTTTCGATCCCACAATCAGAAATACGAACAATGCTGCCGTTGTCAATGCCATTCTTATGGTAATCCACTAGAGCAATGTTGAGGAAGTTAGCAAGGTCATCCTCAACAGTTCTGAATCGTTTGAGAAGTTTCCTCATGTCTTTCTCAAACTCCGGTAAACGACTTATCTCTCTAAACATCAATACCTTTCTTATTGTAGTAGAGCCCCACAGTCATTCTGAGCGTAGCGAAGAATCTATTATAAGCATGAGATTCTTCGCCCTTGCTACGCTCGGACTCGGAATGACGAAAGCGAACACCGTCATTCTGAATGAAGTCCACACTAGTGGACGAAGTGAAGAATCTAAATACCGGATAAAGATTCTTCGGTCGTTTCACTCGATTAGAATGACATTTATCCATACCAGTCATCACTTAGATCTTTCCAATCCGGATTCATTGATTCAATCAACTTAATTTTCTTTATTCTTAACCATCCCTTGATTCGCTTTTCAAAAGTGATTGCTTCATGAACATCACAGGTACTATCATAATAAACCAATTGTGTTAAGTTGTATTTACTAGTGAAACCAGGAACAAGTTTATGCTTGTGTTCGTACACACGTCTCTCAAGATTATTCGTCATACCGGTATACAGTACACCGTTCTTCTTATTGGTCATGATGTATGTATAGTAAGTTTTCATTTTATTGTGGTTTTTACCTGTTATTCTGAGCGTAACGAAGAATAAAAAATCGTCAACAGATTCTTCGTCCT is from Bacteroidota bacterium and encodes:
- a CDS encoding cold-shock protein, with product MEKGTVKWFNGAKGYGFISREGGEDVFVHHKSIVGEGYKNLNEGDKVKFEVENGPKGLQASNVSVI
- a CDS encoding GIY-YIG nuclease family protein, whose protein sequence is MKTYYTYIMTNKKNGVLYTGMTNNLERRVYEHKHKLVPGFTSKYNLTQLVYYDSTCDVHEAITFEKRIKGWLRIKKIKLIESMNPDWKDLSDDWYG